One window of Myxocyprinus asiaticus isolate MX2 ecotype Aquarium Trade chromosome 4, UBuf_Myxa_2, whole genome shotgun sequence genomic DNA carries:
- the LOC127439735 gene encoding activated RNA polymerase II transcriptional coactivator p15-like: MANGDEVLSSNSGSDSDIEAETKVKKQKASAPEKPSKKQKSGGTSNPSGSAKCNINCDNMFQIGKLRYVSLRDFKGKVLIDIREYWMDQAGEIKPGKKGISLNPEQWNQLKEQMSDIDDAIRRL, translated from the exons ATGGCAAATGGAGACG AGGTGCTGTCTTCCAATTCTGGTAGTGATTCTGACATTGAAGCAGAAACAAAGGT aaaaaaacagaaggcaAGTGCCCCCGAGAAGCCttcaaaaaaacagaaaagcGGAGGGACCTCCAACCCAAGCGGCTCAGCTAAATGTAACATAAACTGTGATAACATGTTCCAG ATTGGGAAGCTGAGATACGTCAGCCTCAGGGATTTCAAAGGCAAGGTTCTGATTGACATTCGAGAGTACTGGATGGACCAAGCGGGTGAAATAAAGCCTGGCAAAAAAG GCATTTCATTGAATCCTGAGCAGTGGAACCAGCTGAAGGAACAAATGTCAGACATTGATGATGCAATTAGAAGATTGTAA